Genomic window (Vigna unguiculata cultivar IT97K-499-35 chromosome 10, ASM411807v1, whole genome shotgun sequence):
ATAGCGAACCACACGTTAACGGTGGTAGCCATCGACGCTATCTACACCAACCACTACGACACCGACGTTCTAGTGCTTGCTCCGGGTCAAACCGTCGATGTCCTCCTCAGAACAAACCAGCGCGTCGCTTCTTATTACATGGCTTTCACCCCATACCATTCCGCTCCTCTTATAACAATCAACGCCAACATAACCCGAGGACTCATCATTTACGAGGGTGACACGTCAGCAAAGCCCGTCATGCCGGACCTTCCGGCTCAGACCGACACCGAAAAAGCCCACAGGTTCTACACTAACATAACGGGCCTGGCAGGTGGACCCCACTGGGTCCCCGTGCCACGCGACGTGGACGAGCACATGTTCATCACTTTCGGGATCGGCTTCACGGTGTGCAGCAATTTCTCAGGAGGCTGCACTGGGTCCACGCGTCCACTTTCTGCCAACATGAACAACGAGTCCTTCGTGCTGCCACGTGGCAGAGGGGCATCGATGCTTGAAGCGTTTTACGGCAACAACGTTGATGGTGTGTACACCAGGGACTTTCCGGATGAACCTCCGGTTGAGTTTGACTATACCAACCCAAACATATCGAATGAGATGCCTTTCGCCTTCCAAATCGCGCCGAAATCAACGAAGGTGAAGACGTTGAAGTTCAATTCGACGGTTGAGATTGTGCTTCAGAACACCGCCATCATTACCACGGAGAACCACCCCATTCACATTCACGGTTTTAACTTCCATGTTTTGGCTCAAGGGTTTGGGAATTACAACGCCACCAGAGACGAACCCAAGTTCAATTTTAGGAATCCTCAAATACGTAACACTATTTCTGTGCCCGTGGGAGGATGGTCCGTCATTAGATTCCAAGCAAATAATCCAGGTTCCTTAATTTCTTCcatcaaataatcaaataaaaaaaattatttcagtttctacttctttttttaattgactaaTTGTTCGTAGGTGTTTGGCTTGTGCATTGCCATTTGGAGACGCATTTGCCATGGGGGCTAGCCATGGCTTTCGAGGTTGAGAATGGACCCACTCCTTCATCCTCAGTGCCCGCACCTCCTGCTGATCTTCCTAAGTGCTAATTAACTCACGCCATGCATCAACCATATTTCACACTTTTACTTTTActgcaaaacaaaaacatagaTTGCtcaatgtttattattttgtaatatagatttctaatttcattttctttattcagAAAAATAAAGTGTAATACAGCATCAAAGTTCGGCTATTCTTTCAACCGTGTGACTTGATAGCCAATTACTCTTATAAATAACACGTTAATCTCCGATGGcgataaaatatttctttaatttttttctcatgcGTTGTCTTGTTTTTCCTTTAACATACTTCCTACCGACATAATATTTACACAACTTTACCACATTTTTCCCAactgttaaatttttattgCCTTTTATTTTTGGACGTGAATTAAAAACAACACTCATAGTGCTCGATAGTTAATcagaaaatatttatgtttagttTGAAGAAGCATATATAATAGTTCAGGAATataaattgtgaaataattaatttatcgCCATCATTACCACGGAGAACCACCCCATTCACATTCACGGTTTTAACTTCCATGTTTTGGCTTGAAGAAGCATATATAATAGTTCAGGAATATACTCACGTTTAGCCTCGAAGGTCGATACTGTAGAAACTTTGATGTAAAAGCCTTTGTTAATCTGTTGGAAAGTTTGTTTTGATTGGGTTTGCGGTTGTTAATTTGTTATTGAATGTGAACCTTTACctttgttttgttggtgtatttgctaacattttcttcttcttttttttttataagggtTGGGCAACCCTATTGTCCCTATtttcaattcatattttttattgccgataaaaaaaataaaatcaagagtCTATACCCTTTTCAATGTTTTTCAAAAGTCTTATCATATTTTCtcctaaataaaattattttttttgttatttgatacaTGAAATTGGAAATACACGACCAAAATACAAGattagttttaataatatgtaatacTCAATTATGTCTTgtcaaaaactaattaataatatcTGGGTCAGTTTGCATAAATTTCAACCGCTATGATATTTAACGGATATTTTCAATAGAATTTAAATCATTTGTAAGAATTTAGTAAAAACTTATCTGAGCACATCCGACCATGAACAACATTTACATATTTAGGGTTTTACCAACTCTAAAATCAATTACAAGTGTATTACCAATGATAATAATCAAGCAagataattgtttttataagaattataaaagttttatgaaATCTAGAATTAGGTTTTAGTGATTTATGCTATTATGAGATGTTCATATATGTTTTGTAAAAGAGTTGAAGTATCCGcaaatacttatttatttattcaatcttTATTGTTGATAAGAAGAACTATTTAGGTATTTAAAAGGccatagtaattataataattaacagTTTCTAAAATAGTACTATTACGCTGAAATAgctcaattaaataaataatatataaataggattgattatatttataaaaaaatatgaacaaatatttatattatatccTTAAATTAGTGTCtcagttttaagaaaattgaaatatatatatatatatatatatatatatatatatatatatatatatatatattatgaaaaaaattgtcaataatataaaacaacatGTTCTTAAAAAAACATCGTCGTTATCAAAATATATACGTATATAAACTATAGTCATAAAAAGATTATCTCGATTTCCTTgttgtaatttatatatatgtatataactTGACGTAACAAATTGCCGAACATTCGcctttgttaatttattttcccCTTAGAATGTaaatttgtttgaattgttgAAAAGCACCCATATCTGACTTTTACTATAGAATACTTACTAACCAAGCTTGTTCATACGTCTGCGCCTAAAACACGTTTACTAAATTACAACTTGATTCTGTTCAgtaataaaacatcaaaatacGGCAAGGTAAAGCTCCgcatttttcaaaatcatgaaaactaaaataaacaaataaatcagGGTTTAAAAGAGATTACTAGAAAACGAAAACCTTTGAAAAGCATTTGTAACGAAATTAAATCCCTTACAAATTATGATGGATTATGAAAACTAATTCGTCGTGAACAACTATCACAAAACAATCATTTTACTAGtaaaaattgatgatcattaaACTGAAAGTtatgataaaagaaatcatcatgtaaatcttttgaaaaccaaATAATTGACAATTTTAGTGATAGCACCTAAAATCACACAACTAAATATCAAGcaaattttggttgtttttttttttataatgcgACGATTTTAACCGTTACAATTTACACAtgtaataactttaaaattttttataaattttaacgtcacaaaatataatataacaattttaaataactattacaagaatattatttattgaatggTATAAAATGTCAGTTTTCATAcgtaaataatgataattaaaattgtcataattttcctaataaaaaacaataataatacaaattaaactCTAAACCTTAAACTTTGAAGTATATAAAGAGCACCcctcaataatttaaattcattctTCGCAGATAAAAAACGAAAAAACTTTTTCAACACGCACATTTCTGGGTGGTCACAGAGTATGTTCGGCACGAGTTAATAAAATGCACATCAAACTATTGTTGTAGTACATTGCCCAGCAAGATGTCCTTTATCGTcttctctctttcattttcaagaacattttatttttttcatgaagCTTCCCATTTTAGCTTCTTCTCGGCCATTGAGATCTAATCAAATTAGACTTGATTTCATGGTTAGTAGTGTATTAAATGATTCAACCTTGTACattattaagtaaataataattaattttagtaagtaaaaattgttagtcatcaatttagatattaatttataaaaaaaaattgattactaaaataattactattatgaatacaaattataatttgtcgCTAAATtgtttactaattaattagaaactaatttagaaatcaatttctttGGTAGACAAAaatcttggtagctaatgtttactgaccaatttataaactaattcatttggtagccaaaacattggtaactaaatttaagagatcaattataatttttattcataatattagCTATTTTAgcaaacaataatttttattttgtaaattagtatctaaattggttactacagtgattaacaattttttgtcactaaaatttgttattaataaaaaaatttcttgtaaTATTTCTATGACAACTTACGAGCTTACTTTCCCTTCAACCATACAAAACACAAATGGGAACATTCAAGAAACATCTATGCAATTATAAAACATCATTAAAACTTAGCTCATAGATGATTTATCAAGTCATCTGGTAAACTTTTTCAACACTCTACAAgtgattattatatttagttatttattttgtttaattaatttatattttttatagacTAGAAAATTTTGTGAACAGtttattatgacaatttaaatatttgattagtATGTTAgtcataaatttatacattaCATCAATTCCTCGACACAATCGGTTAAGACTCCATGTAAAAAAGTCTGTCCCTTTTTATATTGATAACATCTACATCGATCATCTAACTAATCTAACTAGCTAATATtgaatgtaaaatataattgatgttaaaagtaatttttcttataggtatttttattttcgttaTACTTTTGCTCCCTTAATTTGACACTTCACACTTAGGGCATGGAGATTGGTTAAGTGTAAGATATTCTAGAACTAGTAAATTTGAATCTTTGTTTTCACATTATTTTggattaaataaagaaatactttatatgtatatctatatatatgaTAAGTAATTTCGAAAGTTTAACCGAAAGAAAACGAGTGTGATGTTATTTTAGCCAAGTCAGAGTCAGGGGCCATTAATCAAAATTTCCGGTTAGATGATGAAAACAAGTTATTGACCAAGTGGTATATTGTTATTTCCCACTGCGGATGCTTCTGACGGCGAACCTAAACATTCATAATTACCATAATGGCGATGATTTGCGTCTAATGTGGAGAAAATTCAAATGCTTATGTCAAAATCCATATGCAATATCATAATTACATATACTGCAAAACACGTAATGCTGCTAATTTGAATTCTTCGCTCTCTCTTTATATATACACTAACAATTTTAGCTAATGCTTACTTATTTAGACCATGAAGCGTTTTCTGTTTACTTTGGCCTCGGCTTTTGCTCTTTTCCTAGCTTCTTCATGCGCCTCTGCTGCAGTAGTTGAACACACTTTCAATGTATGAGTTCATaattcttctccttttctttccttattacaagatgaaaaatatatagatactGCAACTTTTGGGGcttgcaatttttttgtttttgtttttactcTTTAGTCActcttttcaatttcaataataataacttattagctttatttttaGTTCGAAATAGTCGTTGTTTTAGCTTTCCATGCCATTTCCCCCCAACTATacaattaagaggataaattagtaaaatacTACTTTTATATGTTGAAAAGTATCATAAATCATGAAAGTGTTTCAAGTCATCTTTGAAACATGATCCTAGTTATCAACAAAGTTGAAGAGTTTTACATTAGATATTTCTTATACGTATCTATTACTATAAAaagttcctttttttttatgaattttaaaaaataggtgGATAGTagaatgtatttattatttataaatctttttcattttcttttataactaTAACCAGTTCTTAGTTActcctattttttattatgagtggttaataactataaaaaaagattatataaaataatttatgagaATAAAgttgaaaatgtaaaaatagtttatctaaatttatattaattgaatatttcCTATTTAGCATGTCATAACATTAAAAGTTTAGaattctgaaaataaaaacatcatcTTGTTTCCAATATGTTCGAGATTTGAATGATTTATacacaaaatagaaaataaaaaatgttttcgaTGTTTCTTGTACagatatttgaaaataatgaacaaaagaaaaacaaaacaagcacaaGTATTTAGTAATctcgttttatatatttttgtctatctatctcattttaataaaatttcattgaTTGCAGATTGGTAACTTGACTGTGTCACGGTTGTGCAATCAGCATGTGATTACTGCAGTTAATGGAAGCCTCCCAGGGCCAACGATTAACGTTGAAGAGGGTGATACTCTTGTGGTCCATGCAATTAACGATTCACCCTACAATATTACCCTTCATTGGTAAATTTTTCTACCTTAACAAAATCAATTATCTTTCACGCATTTACATGGAATACAATTTACCAATatcattacatattttttttcaattaaatgtatattagaagtcacattaattaaatataagattaatttacaatatacaaataaatatatatatatatatatatatatatatatatatatatcatcttaccatctgaatttaaaaaaaattaaatttgatttaaaaatttattttttaaaatttattttagtaaaatttattgtttattaagaaggtatataatataaatacatttcttaaaatttaattgaaattgaaatttattatttcaaattattaggttcaatgtttaaatttattatttgaactTAGGTTCAAATTCATCCTTTAGTCCTTACCAtaactaaaaatgaaaacattacAGCATATGGGACACCATTTTTTTAACTCATGGAGTTTAATATTTACATGCAAATAACTACTCTCTCAGCTGTGCTATGACACTTTAGATATATATTCGGGTTGAAACCTTGGTCTTCATTTTTtcttcgatatattttatcctatcttaaataaaacattaagttttacaaaaaatgtatctttaataaacaaaaatgatgAATAAAACTTTTTGATCAATTGTGTTTTTCAGTtggagattttttttatcagttaaAATAAAGAGACATCAATATTGAAAGTTGACTAAAACGTTTATCTCACGCGTATGTAATTTTTCTCTAAAATGCTTTTATACCGTAAATTGAAAGTCAAGGTTTACTATACCTGCTAAACTAACAAAAACTGTCACATCACtctattaatttaatgaaaatttatttttcttttcaccgGCCTGTGGTGACATATTTTCAATCATTTGAAAAACTAAAGTTAAGGCAAAAAAGACTCAGGTTTCTTCTAAATCTAACTCTTCTAGTTTCTACTTGCGATTTTTCTATACGTAGAAATGTGACTAAGATTTCTGTTATAATGTTTTGACTAAcgaaatatatataacaaaataatattaattattgaacAAGTAAGTAGTTGGTgtgatattattgttattatattatacgTGATGGGTAATTGTAAATGTTTAGGTATCTTTCATGATATATACATGCAGGCATGGAATTTTTCAAGTTTTGAGTGCTTGGGCAGATGGTCCTGAATCTGTAACTCAGTGTCCAATACGTCCTGGTGGAAGGTATACCTATAGATATAACATAACGGGACAAGAAGGTACCCTATGGTGGCATTCCCACTCTTCTTTTCTACGTGCAACTGTTTATGGGGCTCTCATCATTCGCCCTCGAAAAGGAAGCACATaccctttttcttcattttaccaAGAAATCCCCTTATTGATTGgtactcttttcttttctctttttatttcctTTAGTTAATCACTAAGTTAATTTATTCAAACGTTTATAGTTGAAAGAAAATAGACACATTTATTAGGTCAATAAAACGGTAAGAAGAATAGagataatgaataaaaaaactataagaaCTTAACTTTTATTAGGTTGTAATTCTTAGAATCGAGTACTTGTTAATATGTCAAAAATCTAGTCATTAGCGAGGACACAATCATTTTAACTTAAGAGTGTAGTAGCTCAAACGCGCGACGATTCGATTGTGACTCGACTCTGTTACGGAATAATTGATGTTATATGTAACAATCTCTCCTTCAGCAATTGTCTCACAAGGAATTCCACACTTAGATTGTGACTTGGCCCACCTGACTTTCGTCACGAAACAATTGTGCAACCCACAACAATCTTTTCCTTAACAATTACTTATCGAGAATCAAACTCCTAATCTTGACTAAAAAAGTTTGGTGATTAATTGCAGGGGAATGGTGGAATGCTAATGTTGTTGATGTGGAGAACGATGCAACGGAAACTGGTCTTGGTCCAGTTGATTCAGATGCCTACACCATTAACGGCTTGCCCGGTGATTCTTACAATTGCTCTCAAAATCGTAAGTCAACAATTCACCATAATTtggaaatcaaatatatttcatactATATTGAAACATTTTGAATGCGTGACGAtcttattttcttcaaaaatttaattatcccACACTAAGAAATTGACCGAATCTAATACGTGAGAATTCACGAATTTGTCCACATCAACGTGTTCGTTTTTTCAAAACATACTATTACTGGAGTTTAAATGTCAAATACAATGTACAGCTAATAAAAACCAATTGAATATAACTTTTACTatgatttttgtaaaaaaaaagatattaaacaTGACTGGGTGACAAAGTGAGATTATATGGACAATGGACACATTTCAATCGAATtctcataattatataaagtttacgtaaatttgtatttagcatatatatttaataaaaatggagTAACTAGTTTTAATTAACTcaaaatatatctataatttcaaaaattaaacataaataaaattttataaatattttaattaaaaaattaatatagtcaATTACTTCAGGGATTATTTTCAAACATtgtcaaatattaattaattaaaagtaatataagagttaaatatatttttagtctcttaacttataaaaattaaaaaaaatcgacctaatttaagttttaaatttttttactttttttctttttctgtataTATTAAATGTTAGTAAAccttataacttttattatctCACTGTATATCAAATGTTGATGAAATTTTTTGTGTACaggaataaattttaatctatgtATACGTTTCTAACATTTGGAGTATGGTATTTCAGAGACATACGAAGTCCACGTGAAGCATGGAGAAACCTATTTGCTTCGCATCATCAACGCTGCGCTCAATGAGCAACACTTTTTCATGATAGCCAATCACACATTCACAGTGGTAGCGATCGACGCCTCCTACACCAAACAATACAACACCGATGTTATTGTCCTTGCCCCAGGCCAAACCGTGGATGCGCTCGTAACAACAAACCAAACCCGAGCTTCTTACTACATGGTTTTCACCCCATACCACTCCAACCCCAACGTCGGAATCAACGCCAACATCACGCGAGCCTTGCTCGTTTACGACAATGCTACGTCAGCATCACCCGTCATGCCAAACCTCCCGCTCCAAACAGACACACCCACGGCCCACAAGTTCTACACCAACGTCACGGGCTTGGGCTACGGGCCCCACTGGGTCCCCGTGGCACGTCACGTGGACGAACACATGTTCGTAACTTTTGGGATCGGGTTAGACCACTGTAACGAGACGGGACCAAACGCGTGTAACGGACTAAACTTTAGACTCTCCGCGAACATGAACAATGAGTCGTTTGTTTTACCTAAGGGACTTTCAATGATGGAGGCTTTGTACCGAAACGTGAGTGGTGTTTACACGAGAGATTTTCCTAGTAATCCTCCGTTTGTGTTTAACTACACTGATCCAGCGTTGGAGACTAATGGTACGGAGATAGCGTTTGCACCAAAATCGACTAAGGTGAAGACGTTGACGTTCAACTCAACGGTGCAAGTCGTGCTTCAGAATACGGCTATACTTGCCCGGGAGAATCACCCCATTCACCTTCACAGCTTCAATTTTCATGTCTTGGCACAAGGCTTTGGGAATTATGATGCAAACGTTGATGAATCAAAGTTTAATTTGGATAATCCTCAGATTCGTAACACAATTGCAGTGCCGGTCGGAGGATGGGCCGTTATTAGATTCCAAGCAAATAATCCAGgtttattatctttttctttactaaattcatatttctattatatgaaaaaaattatatgtggATGAACTTAAGTTTGTATATGGTGTGGCAGGTATGTGGCTTATGCACTGCCATTTGGAGACTCATTTGCCATGGGGGTTGGCGATGGCTTTTGAGGTTGAAGATGGACCTGAACCGTGGAAGTTGCCTCCGCCGCCAGCTGATTTGCCGCAGTGTTAAGTGAAAAATGTATCAATAATTTAGACCTCATAAATTAAAGTAGAAATAAATGGTGGAGATTTTATCATATGTATTATGTACAATCCTTTTCGATAAGGTGAATCCCTAATTCAATTTGTTTGACCTGGAATAAATAAAGAGTATGTATGATAACCagataaaa
Coding sequences:
- the LOC114167217 gene encoding laccase-7-like, coding for MKRFVFLVFALVLASSLAHAAIVEHTFNVEDISVQRLCRQQVITAVNGTLPGPTINAREGDTVVVHVFNKSPYNLTIHWHGILQFLTPWSDGPEFVTQCPIHSGSSYTYKFNLTGQEGTLWWHAHSSFLRSTVYGALFIRPRQGHSYPFPKVYQEVPILLGEWWNANVVEVEHNATESQDAPIPSDAYTINGLPSDVYNCSQDGTYQVKVKQGKTYMLRVINAALNAQHFFQIANHTLTVVAIDAIYTNHYDTDVLVLAPGQTVDVLLRTNQRVASYYMAFTPYHSAPLITINANITRGLIIYEGDTSAKPVMPDLPAQTDTEKAHRFYTNITGLAGGPHWVPVPRDVDEHMFITFGIGFTVCSNFSGGCTGSTRPLSANMNNESFVLPRGRGASMLEAFYGNNVDGVYTRDFPDEPPVEFDYTNPNISNEMPFAFQIAPKSTKVKTLKFNSTVEIVLQNTAIITTENHPIHIHGFNFHVLAQGFGNYNATRDEPKFNFRNPQIRNTISVPVGGWSVIRFQANNPGVWLVHCHLETHLPWGLAMAFEVENGPTPSSSVPAPPADLPKC
- the LOC114166329 gene encoding laccase-7-like yields the protein MKRFLFTLASAFALFLASSCASAAVVEHTFNIGNLTVSRLCNQHVITAVNGSLPGPTINVEEGDTLVVHAINDSPYNITLHWHGIFQVLSAWADGPESVTQCPIRPGGRYTYRYNITGQEGTLWWHSHSSFLRATVYGALIIRPRKGSTYPFSSFYQEIPLLIGEWWNANVVDVENDATETGLGPVDSDAYTINGLPGDSYNCSQNQTYEVHVKHGETYLLRIINAALNEQHFFMIANHTFTVVAIDASYTKQYNTDVIVLAPGQTVDALVTTNQTRASYYMVFTPYHSNPNVGINANITRALLVYDNATSASPVMPNLPLQTDTPTAHKFYTNVTGLGYGPHWVPVARHVDEHMFVTFGIGLDHCNETGPNACNGLNFRLSANMNNESFVLPKGLSMMEALYRNVSGVYTRDFPSNPPFVFNYTDPALETNGTEIAFAPKSTKVKTLTFNSTVQVVLQNTAILARENHPIHLHSFNFHVLAQGFGNYDANVDESKFNLDNPQIRNTIAVPVGGWAVIRFQANNPGMWLMHCHLETHLPWGLAMAFEVEDGPEPWKLPPPPADLPQC